The Synechococcus sp. PCC 7502 genomic sequence AGATTTTGACCCAAGAGCAGTTACAAGAATTTTTTAATTATTTATCGCCTAAATATCGTGCCATTTTTGCGATCTGTTTATTTTCAGGATGTCGAATTAGTGAGGCTCTTAGCCTGAAAACGGAAGATATTTCTAACGGCGTGATTGTATTCCGTAAATCGGTTACCAAGGGTAAGCTCAAAACAAGGGAGATCGATATCAATCCAAAGTTGCAAAACTATCTTGAAGCGGCGGATCTACCTAAAAATGGTTATATTTTCCCGTCTAAGAGAGATGCTGAGAAACCAATGTCTAGTCAAGCGGCTGATGAGATGCTGAGAAAATATTGTGATTATCTTGGTTTTGAGGGTGTGTCAACCCATAGTTTTAGACGTACTGCTTTAACCATGATGTCTGCTAGTGGCATACCGCTTAGGACTATTCAGGAAATATCAGGTCACGCAAGTCTGGCGACTCTACAGCGTTATCTCGAAGTTACTCCCAATCAGAAAAAAGAGGCGATCGCTGTGATTGGGTTCTAAGTGTCATTGTGAATTTAGGAGATCGCCGTACAAAGACAATCAAAAAACTTAACTGATCCTTTTCCAGTATCCCCTTGCAATTGGTTGCCAAACTTGATCAGGATAAGATTTTAAGCCCCGATCTATATCACGCTTAGAATTTTTACTATTTATATTGATGCCGAGATATTCAAGCATTTCCTTGGTAGTCAGTTCAGTACCTACAGGATGGGTATCAGGACTAGGGATATTTTTAACTTGTGGCACATACTCAACTGGGCTAGGCTTTACACTACTGCCATCAATTGATTTAGCCTGACCACTGGCAGAAGCGATCAGGCTCTCAACTTTTTTTAGTAGCTCAGACTCAAAGCTAATTAAGTCATCTTTAGTAATGTAGCTAGTATCACTTGATAGGATACTTTCAGGATAATGCTTTAACCCTATTTCTAGTAATGTCTCTACCAGAGTATTCATGATAATTTTGCTATCACTTGATAGCTTTTTAATCTGATTGTGCAGATCAGGGTTAACCCTTGCGTTGAGTTGTTTGTCCATAACCCGTAAT encodes the following:
- a CDS encoding site-specific integrase, giving the protein MKVERNGQAEILTQEQLQEFFNYLSPKYRAIFAICLFSGCRISEALSLKTEDISNGVIVFRKSVTKGKLKTREIDINPKLQNYLEAADLPKNGYIFPSKRDAEKPMSSQAADEMLRKYCDYLGFEGVSTHSFRRTALTMMSASGIPLRTIQEISGHASLATLQRYLEVTPNQKKEAIAVIGF